From Pyrenophora tritici-repentis strain M4 chromosome 1, whole genome shotgun sequence, the proteins below share one genomic window:
- a CDS encoding Pro-kuma-activ domain containing protein gives MRYIAAFTGLLAVSGAGAMSTSINSHIQGEVVERLNGVPEGWSEVGAPSPDHKLFFRIAVPSKNRDLFERTLMEVSSPSSPNYGKHLKRDELKDLIKPRAESVATVINWLEQSGVEARDIQNKGEWINFYAPVKRAEAMMGTTFKTYQSEARSNVKKIRSLGYSVPGHVRPSIDMIQPTTRFGQIRAEGSMILSQEETPFSVLAVNATCNNKITPTCLADLYNFKDYNASTADTKLGVTGYLEQYARFGDLEKFLSAFAPNKAGTSFDVEAINNGPFDQNSTANSVEANLDIQYTVGLISPKIKTTFYTSPGRGELVPDLDAPDQSDIQNEPYLDLFTYLMELDDGELPQVLSTSYGENEQSVPAAYAKKVCDMIGQLGARGVSVIFSSGDSGTGSACQTNDGKNTTRFSPIFPAACPYVTSVGGTAGVAPERAVDFSSGGFSDLWPRPAYQEKAVGDYLKILGNRWEGLYNPNGRGFPDVAAQGQGFQVVDSGRVSSVAGTSASAPVFAAVVAMLNNARMGAGMPTLGFLNPWIYEQGFKGMNDVVDGGSRGCTGRSIYSGQKTPAVPFASWNATKGWDPVTGYGTPDFEQLRRLSTMPQYGKRRVRRNPHGDM, from the exons ATGAGGTACATTGCGGCCTTCACAGGCCTATTGGCCGTTTCTGGCGCCGGTGCCATGTCTACTTCAATCAATTCTCACATCCAAGGCGAAGTCGTCGAACGCCTCAACGGTGTGCCAGAAGGTTGGAGCGAGGTTGGAGCTCCATCTCCAGATCACAAGCTGTTCTTTCGCATTGCAGTACCCTCA AAAAACCGTGATCTCTTCGAAAGAACGCTCATGGAAGTGTCTTCACCAAGCAGCCCGAATTATGGCAAGCACTTGAAGCGAGACGAGCTCAAGGATCTCATCAAGCCTCGAGCAGAGTCTGTAGCCACCGTTATCAACTGGTTAGAGCAATCTGGTGTCGAAGCAAGAGACATCCAGAACAAGGGCGAATGGATTAACTTCTATGCACCTGTCAAGCGCGCTGAAGCGATGATGGGCACTACATTCAAAACCTATCAGAGTGAGGCTCGTTCAAACGTCAAGAAGATCCGATCCCTGGGTTATTCTGTTCCAGGACATGTGCGGCCCTCTATCGACATGATCCAGCCAACAACGCGCTTTGGCCAGATCCGGGCGGAAGGAAGCATGATCTTGAGCCAGGAGGAGACCCCCTTCTCCGTGCTTGCTGTCAATGCTACATGCAACAACAAAATCACCCCAACTTGTTTGGCAGACCTATACAACTTCAAGGACTACAACGCAAGCACTGCAGACACCAAGCTCGGAGTGACTGGATACCTAGAGCAGTATGCTCGCTTTGGTGACCTCGAGAAGTTCCTCAGTGCATTCGCGCCTAACAAAGCTGGTACTTCTTTCGACGTTGAAGCCATCAACA ATGGACCATTTGACCAAAACTCCACTGCCAACAGTGTTGAGGCTAATCTGGATATCCAGTATACAGTTGGGCTAATATCTCCCAAGATCAAAACCACGTTCTACACAAGCCCGGGACGAGGCGAGTTAGTACCAGATCTTGATGCGCCAGACCAAAGCGACATTCAAAATGAGCCGTACCTGGATCTCTTCACCTATCTTATGGAGCTTGATGACGGTGAGCTTCCCCAAGTGTTGTCGACATCGTATGGAGAGAACGAGCAAAGCGTACCTGCGGCGTACGCCAAGAAGGTCTGCGACATGATCGGTCAGCTAGGTGCTCGTGGTGTATCCGTCATCTTTTCCAGCGGTGACTCAGGTACCGGCTCTGCCTGCCAAACCAACGATGGGAAGAACACGACGCGATTCTCCCCGATTTTCCCAGCTGCATGCCCATATGTTACATCTGTGGGTGGTACCGCCGGTGTTGCGCCCGAAAGGGCTGTTGATTTCTCGTCTGGTGGCTTTTCCGACCTTTGGCCTCGTCCAGCCTACCAGGAAAAGGCTGTAGGCGACTACCTCAAGATTCTAGGAAACCGTTGGGAAGGTCTTTACAACCCCAATGGACGTGGTTTTCCTGATGTCGCAGCTCAAGGCCAGGGCTTCCAGGTCGTCGATTCGGGCCGTGTGAGTTCGGTTGCAGGAACCAGCGCATCAGCACCTGTTTTTGCGGCCGTGGTTGCAATGCTGAACAACGCTCGGATGGGGGCTGGTATGCCTACATTGGGCTTCTTGAACCCATGGATCTATGAGCAAGGCTTCAAGGGCATGAACGATGTTGTTGATGGTGGCTCGAGGGGATGCACTGGTCGGAGCATCTACTCTGGCCAGAAGACGCCCGCTGTACCTTTTGCCTCGTGGAATGCCACAAAGGGGTGGGACCCGGTAACAGGATACGGAACACCTGACTTTGAGCAGTTGCGCCGCCTTTCGACAATGCCGCAGTACGGTAAGCGTCGGGTCCGTCGTAACCCTCACGGCGACATGTAG
- a CDS encoding Carboxypeptidase C (cathepsin A) has protein sequence MQLLSFVAVAGLTASVAARSARSVGKDFELPRPRLTRPLPSVQQHKRQSKQIITTEASKSFAVNGSAGAIPQVDFDIGESYAGLLPISDKANETSELYFWFFPSANRDADDEITIWLNGGPGCSSLEGFLQENGPISWQYGSGPGPVYNPWNWANLTNMVWVEQPVGTGFTQGTPTATSQEEVAAEFLGFFKNFINTFGLQNRKVYITGESYAGRYVPYIADAMLSANDSSYYDVKGIMFYDPSVANDVLLEDIPSVPFVDKWAGLFNFNETFMKEIHQRADECGYTEYMEKYLTFPPTSKLPIPTKDASTPNCSIWNDIIDAVMLTNPCFDVYAVATTCPLLWDPLGFPGSFDYLPPNTEIYFNRTDVQKAINAPVQPWAECSNGVLDTDSSPQSSWEVIPRVIDALDRTVIAHGELDFILLYNGTLMAIQNMTWGGVQGFQKPPTDDFYVPYHTDLSLTSLSAKGIMGKTITERKLTYVQQALSGHMVPQYQPSSAYRQLEFLLGRIDSLTSRVGFTTLPAVEQSNATSVVSRDLGVMKNEFKKWF, from the exons ATGCAGCTGCTTTCCTTCGTCGCTGTTGCTGGTCTCACGGCAAGCGTTGCTGCACGCAGCGCTCGCTCTGTTGGCAAGGACTTTGAACTTCCTCGCCCTCGCCTCACGCGTCCCCTGCCGAGCGTTCAGCAGCACAAGCGCCAGAGCAAGCAGATCATTACCACTGAGGCTTCAAAGT CTTTCGCCGTCAATGGCTCTGCTGGCGCAATTCCCCAAGTCGACTTTGACATTGGCGAGTCATATGCTGGTCTTCTCCCCATCAGCGACAAGGCCAATGAGACGTCTGAGCTCTACTTTTGGTTCTTCCCCTCTGCGAACCGAGATGCCGACGACGAGATCACCATCTGGTTGAACG GTGGACCTGGTTGCTCCTCTCTCGAGGGTTTCCTCCAGGAAAACGGACCCATCTCATGGCAGTACGGCAGCGGTCCCGGtcccgtgtacaacccatGGAACTGGGCCAACCTCACCAACATGGTCTGGGTTGAGCAGCCCGTCGGCACCGGTTTCACCCAAGGCACACCCACGGCTACAAGCCAAGAAGAAGTTGCCGCAGAGTTCCTCGGCTTCTTCAAGAACTTCATCAACACCTTTGGTCTGCAGAACCGAAAGGTCTACATCACTGGCGAGTCTTATGCCGGACGCTATGTGCCCTACATCGCCGACGCCATGTTGAGCGCAAACGACTCATCCTACTACGACGTCAAGGGAATCATGTTCTACGACCCCAGTGTGGCCAACGATGTGCTCCTCGAGGATATTCCCTCTGTTCCCTTTGTCGACAAGTGGGCCGGTCTCTTCAACTTCAACGAGACTTTCATGAAGGAAATTCACCAGCGCGCAGACGAGTGCGGATACACTGAGTACATGGAGAAGTACCTTACCTTCCCCCCTACCAGCAAGCTCCCCATCCCCACAAAGGACGCCAGCACGCCCAACTGCTCCATTTGGAACGACATCATCGACGCCGTCATGCTCACAAATCCCTGCTTCGACGTCTACGCTGTCGCCACCACCTGCCCCTTGCTCTGGGACCCCCTTGGCTTCCCCGGCTCCTTCGACTACCTTCCCCCCAACACTGAAATTTACTTCAACCGCACCGACGTGCAAAAGGCTATCAACGCCCCCGTCCAGCCCTGGGCTGAGTGCTCCAACGGCGTCCTCGACACTGACTCCTCCCCCCAATCCTCATGGGAAGTCATCCCCCGTGTCATCGATGCCCTAGACCGCACCGTCATCGCGCACGGCGAACTCGACTTCATCCTCCTCTACAACGGTACCCTCATGGCCATCCAGAACATGACCTGGGGCGGTGTCCAGGGTTTCCAGAAGCCGCCTACTGACGACTTTTACGTCCCTTACCACACTGACCTCAGCCTCACTAGTCTGAGCGCAAAGGGCATCATGGGCAAGACGATTACCGAGCGCAAGTTGACATATGTCCAACAGGCGCTTAGTGGACATATGGTCCCCCAGTACCAGCCTAGCAGCGCGTACCGCCAGCTAGAGTTCTTGCTGGGTAGGATTGATAGCTTGACTAGCCGTGTTGGATTTACTACGCTGCCGGCTGTTGAGCAGAGTAATGCGACGAGTGTCGTGAGCAGGGATTTGGGAGTGATGAAGAATGAGTTTAAGAAGTGGTTTTAG
- a CDS encoding IlvA, Threonine dehydratase, producing MASSKPGNTLPLTRDSVSAARALIQPHIHDTPVLTNTTLTNLASTPQSADALKGTQWEGKAPAKPRFRLFFKCENFQRIGAFKVRGAFHATMRLTEQEGLEEALALAARTFSIPAHIVMPSISTPSKISGTRAQNATLHFSGSTSAEREAVVADVIKNTGATLIPPYDDPNIILGQGTMALEIQEQVEKLLEANNGKLDAVIAPCGGGGMLSGIAVALKDTGIRVFGAEPSFQGADDARRGVQAGSRVESVKTLTIADGLRTPLGHHNWGIVSDPTFVQGLYAVTEQNIKDAMMLVLERMKCFVEPSAVVGLATVLYNEDFRNMVQREAGEEGWNVGVVFSGGNTTIEAITKIFAGVADETAERQEGVLGSDGARVAENVAG from the exons ATGGCATCTTCGAAACCTGGAAATACACTCCCCTTGACGCGCGACTCTGTGTCTGCCGCCCGCGCTCTCATTCAACCCCACATTCACGACACGCCCGTCCTGACAAACACGACCCTGACCAACCTCGCGTCTACGCCTCAAAGTGCCGATGCGCTCAAAGGGACACAATGGGAAGGGAAAGCGCCGGCGAAGCCAAGGTTTAGACTTTTCTTCAAGTGTGAGAACTTCCAACGAATTGGCGCATTCAAAGTCCGCGGCGCGTTCCATGCGACTATGCGCCTGACCGAGCAGGAAGGACTAGAAGAG GCCCTCGCCCTCGCCGCCCGCACCTTCTCCATCCCCGCCCACATCGTCATGCCCAGCATATCCACGCCCTCGAAGATATCAGGAACCCGCGCCCAAAACGCCACCCTCCACTTCTCTGGCTCTACGAGCGCCGAACGCGAAGCCGTCGTCGCAGACGTGATAAAAAACACCGGTGCAACCCTAATCCCACCCTACGACGACCCCAACATAATCCTTGGCCAAGGCACCATGGCCCTAGAGATACAAGAGCAAGTCGAGAAGCTACTCGAGGCGAACAATGGCAAATTAGACGCGGTAATTGCGCCATGTGGTGGTGGCGGAATGCTAAGCGGTATTGCTGTTGCGCTCAAAGACACTGGAATACGCGTCTTTGGCGCTGAACCTAGTTTTCAGGGCGCGGATGATGCAAGACGGGGTGTGCAGGCTGGATCCCGCGTCGAGAGCGTAAAGACACTTACCATTGCTGATGGGCTGCGTACACCGCTCGGCCACCACAACTGGGGTATCGTGTCTGACCCTACTTTCGTCCAGGGCCTCTACGCTGTGACGGAGCAGAATATAAAGGATGCGATGATGTTGGTGCTGGAGCGCATGAAGTGCTTTGTGGAGCCGAGTGCTGTCGTGGGGCTGGCGACTGTACTGTATAATGAAGATTTTAGAAACATGGTGCAGAGGGAGGCTGGCGAAGAGGGGTGGAATGTTGGTGTGGTGTTTAGTGGGGGGAATACGACGATTGAGGCTATCACCAAGATTTTTGCGGGTGTGGCGGATGAGACGGCGGAGAGGCAGGAGGGCGTGCTTGGAAGCGATGGCGCGAGGGTTGCTGAGAACGTAGCGGGTTAG
- a CDS encoding C6 zinc finger domain containing protein encodes MAVAINAIRRLESKIEDLTTAINTPKPSSALPFSPAPAMMDHHSPSTVFSQPNPGSHIVTIPPNNLQRNRLSIHELAMSPQVVGTSAKSPVHMPEVHGAVDLSFSQHRVALWPAIKQILPSDFVSARAELPEDYIVDRETCRPPLPMHIDRPYGTESESWLMSLPQSAVKGLADAYFAVFHRNMPVLDKYHFFSSTLGMAMEKEFGYDLESALVLNVLALGCLAVKAHEEGDFALTSRQCSTRRGFIQPEWYALITDDPPGLNFFNEARKRLGFLMCQNDLQAGQFYMLSTLYYAQILRPLDSWTTVNRAALCCASILARTDTVDYETWEGDMLSRLFWCTLMYETVITQELDLLPHSGLLEYEPDIPLPKFAQCPRPKTSISGLLTDENDSLFNFHFLAQAAHRILLTRVKQSVYTFAEKDSYPSASLTAEMHHQLEQWRANLPPSLQFSDQDDASDSPSPAHVIAKAMLRSRYLVAKLHIGRPFLYKALHAPAYTNEAEYDEVRKGLRGGMYWPTTMGLCTQMLSALPIKFGWCCQCFGQVLLFHAVARSPDPKLRETLPGGWREWVTIMMTLIESCARSSPGIAKDYELLRLLDA; translated from the coding sequence ATGGCAGTCGCTATCAACGCTATTCGGCGGTTGGAGTCCAAGATTGAGGACCTGACAACAGCCATTAACACGCCCAAGCCTTCGTCTGCATTGCCGTTTTCACCAGCACCAGCCATGATGGACCACCACTCGCCTAGCACCGTCTTCTCTCAACCTAACCCTGGAAGTCATATTGTAACCATACCTCCGAACAACCTGCAGCGGAATAGGCTAAGCATACATGAGCTTGCCATGTCTCCACAGGTTGTTGGGACGTCTGCCAAGAGTCCGGTCCATATGCCTGAAGTTCACGGCGCGGTAGATCTCTCTTTCAGCCAGCATCGCGTCGCACTATGGCCTGCTATCAAGCAAATCCTTCCAAGCGATTTTGTCTCTGCTCGTGCCGAGCTTCCTGAAGACTACATAGTCGACCGGGAAACATGCCGACCGCCTCTACCGATGCATATCGATCGCCCGTATGGCACGGAATCAGAAAGTTGGCTGATGAGCCTTCCACAATCCGCAGTAAAAGGACTTGCGGATGCTTACTTTGCTGTATTTCATCGCAATATGCCTGTTCTGGACAAGTACCACTTCTTCTCGAGCACACTAGGCATGGCCATGGAGAAAGAATTTGGTTATGACCTTGAATCTGCCTTGGTGCTGAACGTATTAGCTCTGGGCTGTCTAGCCGTCAAGGCTCACGAGGAAGGTGATTTCGCTCTTACCTCTCGTCAATGCTCTACAAGACGTGGCTTTATACAGCCTGAGTGGTACGCGCTGATTACAGACGATCCACCAGGACTCAACTTCTTCaatgaggcaagaaagcgGCTTGGCTTTCTCATGTGCCAAAACGATTTGCAAGCAGGCCAGTTCTATATGCTCTCAACGCTCTATTACGCACAGATTCTGCGTCCTCTTGATTCATGGACTACTGTGAACAGGGCTGCGCTATGCTGCGCGAGCATCCTAGCACGTACTGACACGGTCGACTATGAAACTTGGGAGGGCGACATGCTCTCAAGGCTCTTCTGGTGCACATTGATGTATGAGACGGTCATCACACAGGAGCTCGATCTTCTTCCCCACAGCGGATTACTGGAATACGAGCCTGACATCCCTTTACCGAAGTTCGCGCAATGTCCACGGCCTAAGACGTCCATATCAGGCCTACTCACCGACGAAAACGATTCTTTGTTCAATTTTCACTTCCTTGCTCAGGCTGCGCATCGCATCCTCCTAACACGTGTGAAGCAGAGCGTATACACGTTTGCGGAAAAAGACAGCTACCCAAGCGCCAGCTTGACAGCGGAAATGCATCACCAGTTGGAGCAATGGCGCGCGAACCTCCCGCCATCACTCCAATTCTCGGACCAAGATGATGCCAGCGACTCACCCAGCCCTGCACACGTGATTGCCAAAGCGATGTTACGCAGTCGCTACCTCGTCGCAAAACTCCACATCGGTCGGCCATTTCTGTATAAAGCGCTACATGCCCCAGCCTACACCAACGAAGCAGAGTATGATGAAGTGCGTAAGGGACTACGGGGTGGCATGTACTGGCCAACGACCATGGGGCTCTGCACGCAGATGTTGTCGGCACTACCGATAAAATTCGGCTGGTGCTGTCAATGCTTTGGACAGGTGCTCCTATTCCATGCAGTTGCACGAAGCCCGGACCCCAAACTACGGGAAACTCTGCCGGGGGGATGGCGGGAGTGGGTGACCATCATGATGACGCTGATCGAGAGTTGCGCAAGGAGTAGTCCGGGTATTGCCAAGGACTATGAGCTGTTGCGTCTGCTGGACGCCTAA
- a CDS encoding Glyco-transf-34 multi-domain protein produces the protein MGDYSYQSLANMGPQGRWRRVLLLAMVPLALTLVYINYPSSYMPTSLRTTTYPHTQNISLPKDDLSMATIIKALYGPVLHPIDAANFTDEDGDVYRLAGEPRYKSKLGKKVLILDIDSRPLTDEGQLMNENLKWKGMRSLSAGMLAHYMFAKIHGYDYKFIRAPDYEDRWGTWVKVPMMKEALKTHEYIVFMDSDVMFHYPHLPLEWLLNYWNMTDDTLAMMSLDPNEPQNYDEKGNRYLNTGFVIARQSQRTQDMYKAWAECPSETKYKGCAKWKTGWAHEQAAFGNYLRYDYDRPDDIRVLPCVEANGAPEAVDRGGCKGVFVRHFWVDKGLVAKNLADSVMQYFLPRLHEAYMGAAQEHVVDAKGFRLEGAELIEMTAEEKEIAKQAPGKNQKDEGW, from the exons ATGGGCGACTACTCGTATCAATCGCTGGCCAATATGGGACCACAGGGTCGCTGGCGGCGCGTTTTGTTGCTTGCAATGGTGCCTTTGGCCCTCACCCTCGTTTACATCAACTACCCGTCCTCATACATGCCCACTAGCCTGAGAACGACAAC ATATCCGCATACACAGAACATCTCCCTTCCCAAAGATGATCTTTCCATGGCAACCATCATAAAAGCCCTCTATGGCCCCGTGCTGCATCCGATCGATGCTGCAAACTTCACAGACGAAGATGGAGATGTGTACCGGTTGGCTGGCGAGCCACGGTACAAGAGCAAATTGGGCAAGAAGGTGCTTATTTTGGACATTGACAGCAGGCCGTTGACAGACGAGGGCCAGCTCATGAACGAGAATCTGAAGTGGAAGGGCATGCGATCGCTGAGTGCGGGCATGTTGGCACATTACATGTTCG CCAAAATACACGGCTACGATTACAAGTTCATCCGCGCACCCGACTACGAAGACCGCTGGGGCACCTGGGTCAAGGTCCCCATGATGAAGGAGGCGCTCAAAACACACGAATACATCGTCTTCATGGACTCGGATGTAATGTTCCATTATCCGCATCTGCCGCTCGAGTGGCTCCTGAACTACTGGAACATGACTGATGACACTCTCGCCATGATGTCACTCGACCCCAACGAACCGCAAAACTACGACGAAAAGGGCAACAGGTACCTAAACACCGGTTTTGTCATTGCGCGACAGAGCCAGCGGACACAGGACATGTACAAGGCGTGGGCTGAGTGCCCCTCCGAGACAAAGTACAAGGGCTGCGCAAAGTGGAAAACTGGCTGGGCACACGAACAGGCCGCGTTTGGAAACTATCTACGATACGACTACGACCGACCAGACGACATCCGTGTTCTCCCTTGCGTCGAAGCCAACGGAGCGCCTGAAGCAGTGGATCGCGGTGGCTGCAAGGGCGTTTTCGTGCGACACTTCTGGGTCGACAAGGGTTTGGTGGCCAAGAACCTGGCAGACAGCGTCATGCAGTACTTCCTACCACGCTTACACGAGGCCTACATGGGCGCTGCCCAGGAACATGTTGTGGATGCAAAGGGGTTCCGCCTCGAGGGCGCAGAGCTCATTGAGATGACAGCGGAGGAGAAAGAGATTGCGAAGCAAGCCCCGGGAAAGAACCAAAAGGATGAAGGGTGGTAG
- a CDS encoding thiamine biosynthesis protein NMT-1, whose translation MSTDKITFLTNWHATPYHAPLYLAQSLGYFKDEGIKVALLEPNDPSDVTEIIGSGKVDLGFKAMIHTLAAAARGFPVQSIGSLLNEPFTGVVYLTSSGITPDFTTLKGKKIGYVGEFGKIQLDELTAHYGMSPDDYQAVRVGMNVTRSIITGEIDAGIGLENVQMVELEEWLVSQNRSRDEVKMLRIDELAQLGCCCFCSILYIGNNTFIEKSPEKVRAFLRACKRATDFVLASPDEAWDMFCNFKSAMNTPVNRKIFERSFAYFSPDLQNVKRDWEKVTRYGKRLGVLDDGFTPNYTNEYLAWGLEQEADDPTGDQKRMVVLQEGVKQHGGFKRLETMSSKTVVHPGVIKYWTY comes from the exons ATGTCGACTGACAAGATCACATTCTTGACCAATTG GCACGCTACGCCATACCACGCCCCTCTGTATCTCGCACAGAGTCTGGGATACTTCAAAGACGAAGGCATCAAGGTTGCTCTCCTGGAGCCCAATGACCCAAGC GATGTTACTGAGATCATTGGCTCCGGCAAAGTCGATCTCGGCTTCAAGGCCATGATTCACACCCTCGCTGCAGCCGCTCGCGGCTTTCCAGTCCAGTCCATCGGCTCTCTACTCAACGAGCCTTTCACAGGCGTTGTATACTTGACCTCTTCTGGGATCACCCCTGACTTTACTACCCTCAAAGGAAAGAAGATTGGCTATGTTGGCGAGTTTGGCAAGATCCAGTTGGATGAACTCACTGCGCACTATGGTATGTCGCCCGACGACTACCAGGCTGTACGTGTCGGTATGAACGTTACACGCTCCATCATCACCGGAGAGATTGACGCCGGCATTGGATTGGAGAATGTACAGATGGTGGAGCTCGAGGAGTGGCTTGTCAGTCAAAACCGCTCGCGCGACGAAGTCAAGATGTTGCGTATCGatgagctcgctcagcttggATGCTGCTGCTTTTGCAGCATCTTATACATTGGAAACAATACCTTCATCGAGAAGAGCCCAGAGAAAGTCCGCGCCTTCCTCCGCGCCTGCAAGCGCGCAACGGACTTCGTTCTTGCTTCTCCCGACGAAGCCTGGGACATGTTCTGCAACTTCAAGTCTGCCATGAACACTCCAGTCAACCGCAAGATCTTCGAGCGCAGCTTTGCGTACTTCAGCCCTGATTTGCAGAATGTCAAGCGTGACTGGGAGAAAGTAACGCGTTATGGCAAGAGGCTTGGTGTGCTGGATGACGGATTCACTCCAAACTATACGAATGAGTACTTGGCGTGGGGCCTGGAGCAGGAGGCTGATGATCCGACAGGCGACCAGAAGAGAATGGTGGTTTTGCAGGAGGGTGTTAAGCAGCATGGTGGGTTCAAGCGTCTTGAGACCATGTCCAGCAAGACTGTCGTtcacccgggtgtcataaaatactggacatactag